GTGTCGTCCGCGATGGCTTCGGGCGCCGCGACGTCGGCGCCGATCGGCTCCACGTCGACCGGCTCGGCTTCGACGGCCGGGTCGTCGTCGTAGCCCGCCGCGGCGGTCACATCGCCCGAACCATCCGCATCGGCCGAAGCGGATGCGTCCGACGAGGCGTCGGAAGCCGTTGCGGGCTGTCCATCTCCCGTCTGCGGCTCCGCATCCGCGGCGTCGCCGCCGCCGATCTCGGCGAGGAGGCGGGAGAGGCGCTCCACCTCGTCGCGCGCGCGGCCGAGCTCTTCCTCGGCGGTGGCGGCGTCGTTCTCCATCCCCGGGCGCGCCTCGTCCCACGCCGCGTCGTCCAGCTCGCCGATCACGTGGCGCAGGCGGGTCTCCTCCAGCGCGTCGAGCGCGGCGGCGCGGCGGCCATCGGCTTCGTCCATACCCGTGCGGAGCGCGGCCAGGTTGCGGTCCAGCTCCTCGCGGTGCGTGCCCAGCTCCTCGGTCACGCGCGCCAGGCGGGCCTGGTAGTCGCCGCGCACCCGCTCGGCCACGCGCTCCGAAGCCTCGGTGCGCACCTCGTCGAGCTTGGCGATCCAGCCGCGAAGCTGCTCGCGCTGGCGGATCAGGTCGTGCACCGGCGTGGGCTCGCCGGACGCGTTCGCAGCAGTCATCGGGATCTTCCGTGTGGAAGGACGCGGCGTGGCCTCAGCCGCGGAACAGGTCGATCAGCACGCCCGCGAGCTCGGCCGGCGCCACCGGCTCCACCTCGGGCACGTTGGGGAAGGCCGGCGGCTGGAAGAACGCGCGCTCCATGCCGCGGTCGTACGCCGACCAGGCGCCCTCGTCCACCGCCGCCAGCGCGGCCATGGCGGGATTCATCTTGCTGTCCAGGTCGTCGGCGTAGTGCAGGATCATGGCCTCCAGCGTCTGCGGCACCTTGGGGCTGGCCCACTCGTGGCGCCCCTGGTGGCTGGCGATGAGGTGCTGCAGGTGCAGCAGCTTCTCGGGCGAGATGCCCGGCAGCGCCTCTGCCTCGCGCGTCACGATCTGCAGGCCGATGAGGATGTGGCCCAG
This window of the Longimicrobiaceae bacterium genome carries:
- a CDS encoding HD domain-containing protein, yielding LDQLVETVSDLALRTLLTRCVGKKTTLGKQFRMHPAAKKNHHAYLGGLMEHSLSVARSADRLGAHYQSQGARIDRDLLVAGALLHDIGKVRELAAHRTIMYTDEGQLLGHILIGLQIVTREAEALPGISPEKLLHLQHLIASHQGRHEWASPKVPQTLEAMILHYADDLDSKMNPAMAALAAVDEGAWSAYDRGMERAFFQPPAFPNVPEVEPVAPAELAGVLIDLFRG